The following DNA comes from Alkalicoccobacillus plakortidis.
GAATAATCGCTACGACCTTTTTACCTGGTCCGAGCTTTTCTGCTACTTCAAGTGCCGCATATATAGCTGCACCGGAGGAGATTCCACCAAGAATACCTTCTTCTCTTGCTGCCTTACGTGCAAATTCAAAGGATTGCTCAGTTGTTACTTGAATAACCTCATCGTAAACATCTTGATTTAAAATCTTTGGCACAAATCCTGGTCCAATCCCCTGGATCTTGTGAGGTCCTGGGCTACCACCAGAAAGGACCGGAGAATCCTTTGGCTCAACAGCAACAACCTTTAGATCAGGAAAATGTTCTTTTAAGAATCCACCAGCACCAGTAATCGTTCCACCCGTACCAATACCAGAAACAAAGGCATCCAGTTGACCATCTACCTGCTCTAGTAATTCTTTACCTGTTGTATTTCTATGGATAGCAGGATTCGCTTCATTTTCAAATTGCTGAGGCATAAAGTATCCATGCTCATTTGCAAGTTCTGTTGCTTTACGGATCGCTCCACCCATACCTTCAGGACCCGGAGTTAGAACAACCTCAGCACCGTACGCACGCAAAAGGTTACGACGCTCTAAACTCATCGTTTCAGGCATAACTAATATCGCTTTAAAGCCTTTAGCAGCAGCAACCATCGCTAGACCAATACCAGTGTTACCACTAGTAGGTTCAACAAATGAGTCACCCGGTTTAATTTTCCCGGCTTCTTCAGCGGCTTCTAACATCGCTAAGCCAATTCGATCTTTTACACTACTACCTGGATTGTAGTATTCCAGCTTTTAAATAGATATCAGCATGCTTATCACTTGTTAACCTATTTAATTTCACTAATGGCGTATTTCCAATTAAATCGAGTACAGAATTTACAGCAGTCATAATGCGCCTCCTTAATTCCTAGTAATTTTATTGGTTTTATAAGTCGATGTTATCAGAACTTTCAACATAAGTCAATGAATCTACTAATATAAAAAGAAGGATTTTACATTTTATTCAGCTGCTTGCTCTTTTAACTCTAATAGTTCATCACTTGAAAATTGATAGTCTTCATTACAGAAATGACAAACCGTTTCTGCGCCACCATCTTCCTCAATCATCGCCTTAATTTCATCTTGACCCAAGCTAATAATCGCTTTACCAATTCTATCTTTTGAACATGTACATTTAAATTCAACAGGTGATGTTTCAAGAATTGATACCGTCTCTTCACCGAGAACGGAATAAAGAATTTCCTCAGGAGGCATTCCTAGTTCCACTAATTTAGAAATTGGCGGAATGCTTGAAAGACGTTTCTCAATTTCAGAAATCACATCATCATCAGCGCCAGGCATTAATTGAATAATAAATCCTCCAGCCGCTTTAATGGTATTGTCTGGATTCACTAATACGCCAACACCAACTGCAGAAGGTGTTTGCTCCGAGTTTGCAAAATAATACGTGAAATCCTCACCAAGCTCACCTGATACAATTGGAACACTTCCAGTAAAGGGCTCTTTCATCCCAAGGTCTTTGACAACTGATAATGCACCATCTGTACCGACTGCGCGCGCCACATCAAGTTTGCCGTTGTCATTTAAATCAAAATGAGTTTGTGGATTAGAGACGTACCCTCGCGTCTCT
Coding sequences within:
- the hslO gene encoding Hsp33 family molecular chaperone HslO; translation: MKDYLVKSTAFEGKVRAYALVATDMVNEAVRRQGTWPTASAALGRTMMASAMMGMMLKGEEKLTVKVEGGGPIGAIVTDSNAKGETRGYVSNPQTHFDLNDNGKLDVARAVGTDGALSVVKDLGMKEPFTGSVPIVSGELGEDFTYYFANSEQTPSAVGVGVLVNPDNTIKAAGGFIIQLMPGADDDVISEIEKRLSSIPPISKLVELGMPPEEILYSVLGEETVSILETSPVEFKCTCSKDRIGKAIISLGQDEIKAMIEEDGGAETVCHFCNEDYQFSSDELLELKEQAAE